One region of Baekduia soli genomic DNA includes:
- a CDS encoding HDIG domain-containing metalloprotein, translating to MSSQVSRAEAWDLLTEWVQSDSLRRHCLAVEASMAAYARRFGADEEAWSVAGLLHDADYERHPDMDDAEAGHPRTIIRHLRERDAPQELVDAIAGHAPFLGVARETQMARTLFAVDELSGFVLACAAVRPEGIHGMTPKSVKKKLKTPAFAAAVSRDDVREGAAELGVDLDEHLSTVIAALEARADELGLHGRSPDPEPA from the coding sequence ATGTCCTCGCAGGTTTCGCGCGCGGAGGCCTGGGACCTCCTGACCGAATGGGTGCAATCGGACTCGTTGCGGCGCCACTGCCTGGCCGTCGAGGCGTCCATGGCCGCCTACGCCCGCCGGTTCGGCGCCGACGAGGAGGCCTGGTCGGTCGCCGGGCTGCTGCACGACGCCGACTACGAGCGCCATCCGGACATGGACGACGCGGAGGCGGGCCACCCGCGGACGATCATCCGTCACCTGCGCGAGCGCGACGCGCCACAGGAGCTCGTCGACGCCATCGCCGGCCACGCGCCCTTCCTCGGCGTCGCCCGCGAGACGCAGATGGCCAGGACGCTGTTCGCCGTCGACGAGCTGTCGGGCTTCGTGCTCGCATGCGCCGCCGTACGCCCGGAGGGCATCCACGGCATGACGCCCAAGTCGGTCAAGAAGAAGCTCAAGACGCCGGCCTTCGCCGCCGCGGTCAGCCGCGACGACGTGCGCGAGGGTGCGGCCGAGCTCGGTGTCGACCTCGACGAGCACCTCAGCACGGTGATCGCGGCGCTGGAGGCGCGCGCCGACGAGCTCGGGCTGCACGGCCGCAGCCCGGACCCCGAGCCCGCCTGA
- a CDS encoding MFS transporter has product MLRAPHARALLLAEIPARLPIGINGLALVLFMREHAGSYGAAGAVAAAFGAALGLSSPVIGRLIDRRGLRRVVVPLALLHAAAMGGLVACGVSGAPVWACALLAIAAGAFIPPLGSISRSLWPRILHGEADDLLGTALALEGVMIELVFTVGPLLVAVIAAAADPAVALVLSPVLLLLGLGLFLLQPPVRTWVISEHAGSHGLLGALRSPGIRTLVLCTLPMGFCFGAMEVTLPAFSEDHGSRNLAGVLVAVWSVGSAVGGLWYGSRAWGDAPGRRYARLAALLPIGYLPLAAAPSILVMAPLALLAGVCIAPTLTAGNQIAGDVAPEGAETEAYTWPVTSLVLGLAIGNWAAGAIVDAADWRAAFLVSAGGAGLSAVLALARHHTLDRRAVMVAPTA; this is encoded by the coding sequence GTGCTCCGCGCGCCGCACGCGCGGGCCCTGCTGCTGGCCGAGATCCCGGCACGCCTGCCCATCGGCATCAACGGGCTGGCGCTCGTGCTCTTCATGCGCGAGCACGCGGGCTCCTACGGCGCCGCCGGGGCGGTGGCCGCGGCCTTCGGGGCCGCGCTGGGCCTGTCCTCGCCGGTGATCGGGCGGCTCATCGACCGCCGCGGGCTGCGCCGGGTCGTGGTCCCCCTGGCCCTCCTGCACGCCGCGGCCATGGGCGGCCTGGTGGCCTGCGGGGTCAGCGGGGCGCCCGTGTGGGCCTGCGCGCTGCTGGCGATCGCCGCGGGGGCGTTCATCCCGCCGCTGGGCTCGATCTCGCGCTCGCTGTGGCCGCGCATCCTGCACGGCGAGGCCGACGACCTGCTCGGCACCGCCCTGGCGCTGGAGGGCGTGATGATCGAGCTGGTGTTCACGGTCGGGCCGCTGCTCGTCGCCGTCATCGCTGCGGCCGCCGACCCCGCCGTGGCGCTCGTGCTCTCGCCGGTGCTGCTGCTGCTGGGCCTGGGCCTGTTCCTCCTACAGCCGCCCGTCCGGACCTGGGTGATCTCCGAGCACGCGGGCAGCCACGGCCTGCTCGGCGCGCTGCGCTCTCCCGGCATCCGCACGCTCGTGCTGTGCACGCTGCCGATGGGCTTCTGCTTCGGGGCCATGGAGGTCACGCTGCCCGCGTTCAGCGAGGACCACGGGTCGCGAAACCTGGCAGGCGTGCTCGTGGCGGTCTGGTCGGTGGGCAGCGCGGTCGGCGGGCTCTGGTACGGCTCGCGGGCCTGGGGCGACGCGCCGGGCCGGCGCTACGCACGGCTGGCCGCCCTGCTGCCCATCGGCTACCTGCCGCTGGCCGCCGCACCGTCCATCCTCGTCATGGCGCCGCTGGCCCTGCTGGCGGGTGTGTGCATCGCGCCGACGCTGACCGCGGGCAACCAGATCGCCGGCGACGTCGCCCCCGAGGGCGCCGAGACCGAGGCCTACACCTGGCCGGTGACCTCGCTGGTGCTCGGCCTGGCGATCGGCAACTGGGCCGCCGGTGCCATCGTCGACGCGGCCGACTGGCGCGCCGCGTTCCTGGTCTCGGCCGGTGGCGCCGGGCTCAGCGCGGTGCTGGCCCTGGCGCGCCACCACACCCTGGATCGCCGCGCGGTGATGGTCGCGCCCACCGCCTAG
- a CDS encoding isocitrate/isopropylmalate family dehydrogenase has translation MATAPLTITILEGDETGQELLEQALRVLEPDVVGLPIVLERFDLSLERRRETGNQIVHDAAAAMRASGLGIKAATITPEGKDDVGSPNRIVREGVDGKVIIRTGRRIPGVTPIAGVYLPISVVRMAVDDAYGAKQWREGPEGGADEIAYRTEKITRGTCAAVAEYAFRTAKKMGGKVYGGPKWTVSPVYEGMLKEELDAAAQRHPDVWYQPVLIDATYAGLVSGAADSPLVIPALNRDGDCLSDLVMPMFGSIAGAESVLLAFDEDFTTQVAMAEAPHGTAPALLGKDIANPMAMILACGAVLNYAADRGLPGAERASRAIYESVLEATATGVRTPDLGGHSSTSEFTTDVIGRVRTKLDVWSSLGTTV, from the coding sequence GTGGCCACCGCACCCCTGACCATCACCATCCTCGAAGGCGACGAGACCGGGCAGGAGCTGCTCGAGCAGGCGCTCCGCGTCCTGGAGCCCGACGTCGTCGGCCTCCCGATCGTCCTGGAGCGCTTTGACCTCTCGCTGGAGCGCCGCCGCGAGACCGGCAACCAGATCGTCCACGACGCCGCGGCCGCGATGCGCGCCTCCGGCCTGGGCATCAAGGCCGCGACGATCACGCCGGAGGGCAAGGACGACGTCGGCTCGCCCAACCGCATCGTGCGCGAGGGCGTGGACGGCAAGGTCATCATCCGCACGGGCCGCCGCATCCCCGGCGTCACCCCCATCGCGGGCGTCTACCTGCCGATCTCGGTGGTGCGCATGGCCGTCGACGACGCCTACGGCGCCAAGCAGTGGCGCGAGGGCCCGGAGGGCGGCGCCGACGAGATCGCCTACCGGACCGAGAAGATCACCCGCGGGACGTGCGCCGCGGTCGCCGAGTACGCCTTCCGCACGGCCAAGAAGATGGGCGGCAAGGTCTACGGCGGCCCGAAGTGGACGGTCTCGCCGGTCTACGAGGGCATGCTCAAGGAGGAGCTCGACGCCGCCGCGCAGCGCCACCCCGACGTCTGGTACCAGCCCGTGCTGATCGACGCGACCTACGCCGGCCTGGTCTCGGGGGCCGCCGACAGCCCGCTCGTCATCCCGGCGCTCAATCGCGACGGCGACTGCCTCTCGGACCTCGTCATGCCGATGTTCGGCTCCATCGCGGGGGCCGAGTCGGTCCTCCTGGCCTTCGACGAGGACTTCACCACGCAGGTCGCGATGGCCGAGGCGCCCCACGGCACGGCACCCGCCCTGCTCGGCAAGGACATCGCCAACCCCATGGCGATGATCCTGGCCTGCGGCGCGGTCCTCAACTACGCCGCCGACCGGGGCTTGCCGGGCGCCGAGCGCGCCTCGCGGGCGATCTACGAGTCCGTCCTGGAGGCCACCGCGACCGGCGTGCGCACCCCCGACCTCGGCGGCCACAGCAGCACCTCGGAGTTCACCACCGACGTCATCGGCCGCGTGCGGACCAAGCTCGACGTCTGGTCCTCCCTGGGCACGACGGTCTAG
- a CDS encoding VOC family protein: MFEGDRSIEVADVDAVPCTACAHGLAIARPIADERGGVRRCLAGDPGDVVTIGHR; encoded by the coding sequence GTGTTCGAGGGAGACCGCTCCATCGAGGTCGCCGACGTCGATGCGGTCCCCTGCACCGCCTGCGCGCACGGCCTCGCGATCGCGCGCCCCATCGCCGATGAGCGCGGGGGCGTGCGCCGCTGCCTCGCCGGCGACCCGGGCGACGTGGTCACCATCGGCCACCGCTAG
- a CDS encoding secondary thiamine-phosphate synthase enzyme YjbQ, translating to MTVHGGQLRLSTPGHGAVLDLTEGVRAVVARSRVRTGIAVVFVGGATAAVTTLEYEPGAVADLRALLDRLLPPGAGYEHDALNGDTNGHAHARAALIGPSETVPLVGGELALGTWQQIVLCDFDDRPRERSVVVQVLGD from the coding sequence ATGACGGTCCACGGGGGTCAGCTGCGCCTGAGCACGCCGGGCCACGGCGCGGTTCTGGACCTCACGGAGGGCGTCCGCGCCGTCGTCGCGCGCAGCCGGGTTCGAACCGGGATCGCCGTGGTCTTCGTGGGCGGGGCGACCGCCGCGGTCACCACGCTCGAGTACGAGCCGGGGGCGGTGGCCGACCTCCGGGCGCTGCTGGACCGCCTGCTGCCGCCCGGCGCGGGCTACGAACACGACGCGCTCAACGGCGACACCAACGGCCACGCGCACGCCCGCGCGGCGCTCATCGGGCCGTCGGAGACCGTGCCGTTGGTGGGCGGCGAGCTCGCCCTGGGCACCTGGCAGCAGATCGTGCTCTGCGACTTCGACGACCGCCCGCGTGAGCGCTCGGTCGTCGTCCAGGTCCTCGGCGACTAG
- the tyrS gene encoding tyrosine--tRNA ligase, protein MATPPETAAALLRNAHQSLPHGGLAHKLALAGSAGRPLRVKLGLDPTAPDIHLGHTVVLQKLREFQDLGHRVVLIVGDYTARVGDPSGRSSTRPVLSGEEIDANADTYRRQAFSVLRDDPDLLEVRRNGEWLDMPAEELFRLARVATVAQILERDDFARRFAARQPISVLETLYPLLQGYDSVAVESDVELGGTDQTFNLLLGRDVQRAYGQPEQVILTMPILPGIDGSEKMSKSLGNHVGVTEAPEEQFGKTMRLPDAAMDTWFELLAVPRPPEGTGPRDAKRALARGIVERFHGAAASARAEAHFDRLFVTHDAPADVPEHAFESGGRPVHLPALIADAFGRSRSEARRLLTQGGVRLDGEALGEADLDVAAERLDGGLLQVGKRHFRRLRAA, encoded by the coding sequence GCTGCGCAACGCCCATCAGTCGCTGCCGCACGGGGGCCTGGCGCACAAGCTCGCGCTCGCCGGCTCCGCGGGGCGGCCGCTGCGCGTCAAGCTCGGCCTGGACCCCACCGCGCCCGACATCCACCTGGGCCACACCGTCGTCCTGCAGAAGCTGCGCGAGTTCCAGGACCTCGGCCACCGGGTGGTCCTCATCGTCGGCGACTACACCGCGCGCGTCGGCGACCCGAGCGGGCGCTCCTCCACGAGGCCCGTGCTCAGCGGCGAGGAGATCGACGCCAACGCCGACACCTACCGCCGGCAGGCCTTCAGCGTCCTGCGCGACGACCCCGACCTGCTCGAGGTCCGGCGCAACGGCGAGTGGCTGGACATGCCGGCCGAGGAGCTCTTCCGCCTCGCCCGCGTGGCGACCGTGGCCCAGATCCTCGAGCGCGACGACTTCGCCCGGCGCTTCGCCGCCCGGCAGCCGATCTCCGTCCTCGAGACGCTCTATCCGCTGCTGCAGGGCTATGACTCCGTGGCCGTGGAGTCCGACGTGGAGCTCGGCGGCACCGACCAGACGTTCAACCTGCTGCTGGGGCGCGACGTCCAGCGCGCCTACGGGCAGCCCGAGCAGGTCATCCTGACCATGCCGATCCTGCCGGGCATCGACGGATCGGAGAAGATGTCCAAGTCGCTGGGCAACCACGTCGGCGTCACCGAGGCCCCCGAGGAGCAGTTCGGCAAGACGATGCGCCTGCCCGACGCGGCGATGGACACCTGGTTCGAGCTGCTGGCGGTGCCGCGCCCGCCCGAGGGCACTGGGCCGCGCGACGCCAAGCGCGCGCTGGCCCGGGGCATCGTGGAGCGCTTCCACGGCGCGGCGGCTTCCGCGCGCGCCGAGGCGCACTTCGACCGCCTCTTCGTCACCCACGACGCCCCCGCCGACGTGCCCGAGCACGCCTTCGAGAGCGGCGGCCGGCCGGTGCACCTGCCGGCGCTGATCGCCGACGCGTTCGGGCGCTCACGGTCCGAGGCGCGCCGGCTGCTGACCCAGGGCGGCGTCCGCCTGGACGGCGAGGCGCTCGGGGAGGCCGACCTCGACGTCGCCGCCGAGCGCCTGGACGGGGGCCTGCTGCAGGTCGGCAAGCGTCACTTCCGGCGGCTGCGGGCGGCCTAG